AGGGCGGGAACGGGGACTCCGGGGGCACGGGCGGTGCCGCGGGTCTCCAAACCGGGGTCGGATCGGCGACCGCCGCCACCGCCACCGGGTCCGTCTGGGTCGACCTGAGCGTCACCGGCGGCGCCGGCGGGGCCGGATACGCCGCCGCCGGGGGTAACGGGGGCGAGGCCAGGCTCGACCCGGGGCTGATCGGTGGATCATCCACCGGCGGGGGCTCAGTCGGGGTATACGGGAGCGCTCAGGGCGGGGCCGGCGGCTCGGCCAGCGGGCTTGGCGCGGCGGGCAGCGGTGCCTCGGTCACCCTGTCCGACGCGGTGACCGGCGCGACCGGCGGCGAACTCTTGCTCAGTCAATTCGCCTTCGGCGGTGCCGGCGGGGGCGTCGCGGACGGGATCAGCGGGACCGCCGGCACCGCGGCAAGCAGCCTGGGGCGCAGCACCAGTGCCCAATCCCTGACCCTGATCTCGGCCGCGCGGGGCGGCCTGGGCGGGGACCGCACCTCGGCGAGCGGTACCGCGTCTGCCGGCGGGGCGGCCACGGCGAGCGCCGACGCAACCAACGACGCGGGCAGCGCCCAGGCCGGCACCGGCCTGTGGTCGGACGGCGCCCTGGGCGGCGATGGCGGCTCCGGCTTCGGCGGGGCGAGCGGCGGTGTCGGCGGGGCCGCGGTCGACACGGCCGCCGCGGATACGACCGGCGACGCCCAGACCGCCACCGCCTACGGGTACGCGACGGGCGGCAACGGCGGCCAGGTCAATTTCGGAACCGGGGCCACCAGCCTCGGCGGGGCGGGCGGGACCGCGCGCAGCGGCGCCGATGCCGGTGCCACGGGGGACAGCCAGGTCCTGGCGAACGATACGGCCATCGGCGGGCGGGGCGGCGATGCCGCGGGCGGCACCGGCAGCGGCGGCGCCGGCGGGTCCGCGGACTCGACTGCAATCGCCGGCGGCGCGGGGACCCAGCCGGTCGCGGCCGATGCCAGCGCCACCGGGGGCGACGGGGGCAGCGCACTCGCCCCCGACGGGACCACGGGCAGCGGCGGCGTCGGCGGCGGGGCCCAAGCGCAGGCGCAGGGAACCGGCGACGGGCCAGTCGCCGTCTCGGCCGCCGCGGCGGGCGGGGCCGGCGGCTCCGGCAACAACGGCGGCCTCGGCGCGCGGGGCGGGGACGCGGTTGCCGCCGCGACCGGCGTCGCGACCGGCGCCGCACCAGGCACCGTCTCGGTAAGTGCAACTGCCCAAGGGGGAACCGGGCATGGCGGCACTGCCGGCTCGGCCATCGCCACGGCGCAGGGCAGCGGGAACGGCGGAACCGCCAGTGCATCGGCCAGTTCGGCACAGGACAGCGGCCTGGCGCTCAGCATCGCCGGCACCGCCTCGGCCCCGGTGGACGGCCAGGTCAAGGCCATGGCCAGCAGCGCCGTGGGCGGGCCCCTGCCGAGTCCCGACGCTGTGTCCGGGAGCCAGGCGGTCGCCTACGCGACCGGCGCGCCCACCGCGGTCTCCGGGCGCCTGCTCGCCAATCCCACGGTCACGCTCGCCCTGCCTGCCGCGTCGGACATCCTCGCCTACGGGGTCCTCGGCGGGGCCTACGCCACCGGGACCCCGAGCGGCTCGGCGCAGACCTACCAAGGGGAAAGCACCCTGAGCTTCGACACGACCCAGATCGCCAATCCGCCCCAGCACCTCTTGATCGGGCTGCTCGACCCAGTGGGTCTCGGGACGGTGCTCGGGGGTTTCGACTTCGCCATCGTCGAGGAGGGGGCCACGGTATTCCAACGGACCTTTACCGACCTGGCCGCGGCCCTCTGGTTCTTCAACGATCGCGTGCTCGACCTCGGCTCCTGGTCCGATCGCGTCTCCGCCGACGGCGTACTCGATCTCAGGCTGAGCTTCACCCTGCTCGAATCCCAACCGGATTCCGGCTTCTACATGGATTACGTGGTCGCCGACGGCCCGGCCGTACCCCTGCCGTCGGTGGCCTGGTTGCTCGGCGCGGGGCTCCTGGGTTGGTCGGCGGCGACCCGCGCCCGCGCCGGGTCGAGCGCCGGCGGGCCGGCCCACCGCCGGGTCGGCCCCAGGGTCCCGTCAAAGTAGGTTGCGTGGAGGGGCAGGAACGGCGCCCGGCTCAACCTGCCGAGCATGCGCTACGTGCCCGACCGCAAGCTCGCGGTCTACGCCGCGGCCGTCCGGGGCCCGGTCGAGCTTGAGCCAGACCTCGAAAAGAAACTGAAATATCTCGATTTTATAGACATCTACGCGGACCTGGACGACAATGAGCGGGCCAGATACCAACGCGAGTACCCGCAAGAGGCAGCAACCATGGGCACTTTCTCGGAACGCTTCCTCCAGCAAGGGCTGGAGCAGGGGCTCGCGCAGGGCGAGCACATCGGCGTGCGCAAGGGCGAGGCCAGGGTCCTGCTGACCCTGCTGCGGCTCAAGTTCGGGACCGTTTCGGAGGCGGTCGGGGCCCGGATCGACCAGGCCGATGCGGATACCCTCCTGCGCTGGTCCGGGCGCGTCCTATCGGCCGGCAGCATTGAGAAAATTATCGGGAGCGACGGCTGAAATGTTGTCCACCAAAGAATTCGTCGATGCCCGGCTCTATCCGGATGAGCCGACGCTGATACAGGACGCGCTGCGCCACCTGGTGCGGGCGCGGCCGGAATTGCGGATCGACCTGGCCGTACACAAGTATGGCGCGGGCGATATCTCGCTTGCCAAGGTTGCGGAGTTGGCGGGGATCAGTTGGGCGCAGATGAAAGATGTCTTGCTGGAAAAGGGTGTTGCCCCGCGTCTGGGGCCGGATGACACCGATGAAGCCCGCGACGAGGCGGAGGTATTGCGCGCGGCCAGCCGGACCCTGCCGTGAGCGTCATCGTCAATACCACGGTCATCGGGGCTTGATCTTTCTGACCGACGATCGCGCAGCACGCAAGGCGGCGCGACGGCACGGCATCCCCATCTCCGGTTCCCTGGGCTGCCTGGTCGCCTGCGTCGAGCGCGGCCTGGCGGACGCAGATCAGGCCAATCGTTGGCTGAACCGGATGATAGAACAGGGTTTCCGCTCGCCGGTGCGGGATCTCCGAGAGTTGATGGAGAGCTGAGATAATGCGGATAGACAGAACAGCGTAGCCTCTGAGTACACCAGCGACATTTCAGGCTTACCCCGTAATCTTTCATAAGTTATCGGGATCATAATAGATGCGAACGGAGAACGATCTTATGAGACCTTCGCCGCGCCGTTACGCGCTCATTGCGCTGCTGCCGGTCCTATGCGGCCCGGCCTCCGCCGCCTACGTCTTCAGCGGCAACCTCGCCGCCGACGACAGCGTCCGTTTTTTCACCTTCACGCTGTACAACCCCGGGCACGTCCTCGTCGATACTACGGGCTGGTCGTCGAACGGATTCTGGCCGGCCGTCTACCTCTGGAATGCGAGCGGCACGGCCCTGGATGCCGCCATCGGCGGCAATGGCGGCGCCCCGGGCGATGTGCAACTGGATATCGACCTCAGCTTCACGGTGCCCGATCCGACCGGGGTCTATTACCTCGCCCTGTCTGAGTACCCCAACAACTCCGGCGGGGTGGACCTGCCGGGCGGGCTGCCGACGTCGGCGATCTTCGACCATGACGGGCTCGGCAATTTCACCGGCCTGGCCGCGACCGGCTTTTGTTCGGAGGATCGGGCCGGGGCCTTTTACGCGCCGGGTCCGCTGGACTGCGTGCAGGGCTCCGGCGCCTGGGGCCTGAGCATCGCGGTCGCGGGCGGGGCTCTGATCGGCACGGTCAGCCCCTACCCGCTCACCGTGCCTGAGCCCGCCACCCTGGCCCTCGCCATGGGCTGGCTCGCCGGCCTGCCGCTCCTCGTGCGCCGACGCCGGGCCTCACGAGCGCCGGCCTTCCCATTCCCAGCCTAGACACACACCACAGATCGGGAGTCCATGATGAAGGTCGGATGCCACGCACTCCGTGCCGCCCTTTTGGCGGTCCTGTTCCCGGTCGCGGCGGGCGCAGTCAACGCCCCCGTGGCGGCCGACGCTTATGTCCTCGCGACCGCCCCCAACACCAACTACGGGGGCGCGGCCAATGGCACCAGCCTCAAGATCAACCCCGCCGCCCGCGCCTTACTGCGCTTCGACCTCTCCGCGCTGCCGGCGGGGTTCGCCTCCTTCGAGGTCGCCAAGGCGACCCTCTATGTTTGGGTCAGCACCCTGCTGGCACCCGGCGGGCTGGAGGCGCGTGCCCTCGCCGATGCCTGGAGTGAGACCGGGGTGACCTACAGCAATGCTCCCGCCGAGGGACACCCGATCGCCTCCAGCGAACTCGCCGTCGCCCCCGCGGGCCGGTACCTGCGCCTCGATGTCACCGCTCAGGTGCGCAGTTGGGTCGAGACCCCCGAGGGCAATTTCGGGCTCGCGCTCTCGTCCGACCAGAATAGCCCCGAGGCCTCCCTCCTTATCGACGCCAAGGAAAATACCCAGACGAGCCACCCGGCCTATCTCGACATCGCCCTGGCGGGACCGGCGGGGCCCGCGGGCCCCCAGGGCGATACCGGCGCGGCGGGCGCGACCGGACTCCAGGGCCCCAAGGGCGATACCGGTGCGGCCGGCGCGACCGGATTGCAAGGCCCCAAGGGCGATACCGGGGCGACGGGCGCCACCGGACTGCAAGGTCCGGCGGGACTGGGGTACGACCCCTTAAAGATCGGCATGTTGCGGTGGTATAAAGTCGGCATGCCGAGCACCGTTTTTGTAGGTCGGAACCCACAGGCCATCGCCTTCGACGGGGCGAATGTCTGGGTCGCGAACTGGTCGGGTGACACGATCACGAAGCTTAGGGCTAGCGACGGCGCCGTTTTGGGCACCTATACGACGGGGTTGGGTCCGTCCGCCGTCGCCTTCGACGGCGCGAACGTCTGGGTGGCGAACTCGGGTAGGGGAACCGTAAAACTTATAAAAACGGGGCGCCGATCGCTCCGGGAGTTCCGGGGACAGTTTACGCAATAGCGCCGATCTCTCCCAGCCTGAACGCTCAGCCCCCCTGCTTGCCGGGCGGTGCACCTGTACGCTCAGCGCCTCCCGCCGTGCGCTACCTTGTGTACCGCTGCCGCAGTGGACCGCGGGGTCCAGTGGACCGGAGCCAGGTCCTGCAATCAAGCATCGGGGACAGGATGCAAGAATGCATGATTGCAGGATCTGACCGCGGCCCCGCGGATGGCGCTCAGTGCAGCACCGCCTCCACGTCGTCCGCGGTGAGGATGCGCTCAGACCAGGCGAGTAGGATTTCGGGGTCCGCGCTGGCGATCCGCTCACGCACCGACTCGCTCGGCGGGCCGAACTTGCGCTCGACCAGGCGTAGCAGCACTGCGGCTCCACCCTGCTGCTTGCCCCGCTCGACGCCCTGTTCGATGTAACGATCAAGAAAAGTTTGCATGGAGATAAGGGATCAGGCTCAATTAAAGGTTAACGGGCCTCTGAAAGCAAGGGATTGCGACCGATTACCAAGCGGAGCTTGACAAGCGGGCAAAAGAGCCAATCGACTTTACATGGTCAAGCCGCATCCGCGACGACCTGCTCGACCTGCACCGGATAGATGCCGAGCTTGCGGGCATCCAGAATCGTCATTTCTCCGATCCCTTCGGCCGTATAGCCGATATTGACGTTCCAGCTCACCGATTCATCACGTACGATCTCGCCCGTCGTGAACTCGATGAACAGGATGTCGTCGTTCTCGTAATAGACGATCTTCATGCCTCCTCCCGCTCCCGCCAGTTGATCATGATGGTCTTGACGACGATTGCCTGCCGATTCGTGACCGCGGCGCAGACCAGGTTGTCTGCGCGGCCATCGAAGCGGCGAAACAGCCAGCCGTCATCTTTGCCATTGCCAAGGTAAGCGCCCTGCTCGATCAGCACTTCAACCTCCGCGAGTGTGACGCCCCGCTTCTTCATGGCCGCGAGCGCATGGTCGGTTAGCCAGACCCGCTTGCCGAATCTGGCACTTGTGAATACTTCACTCATGGTGGCGTCCGGCTTGCGACAATGGTAGCTCTCTTCGAGAGCTCGGCGGACAGTTTACGAAACATGATTGCAGGACCTGACCGCGGCCCCGCGGATGGCGCTCAGTGCAGCACCGCCTCCACGTCGTCCGCGGTGAGGATGCGCTCGGACCAGGCGAGCAGGGTTTCGGGGTCCGCGCCGGCGATCCGCTCACGCACCGACTCGCTCGGCGGGCCGAACTTGCGCTCGACCTGGCGTAGCAGCACAGCGGCTCCGCCCTGCTGCTTGCCCCGCTCGACGCCCTGTTCAATGTAACGATCAAGAAAAGTTTGCATGGTGGTGTCTCCGACCGGGGTCTCACTCAACAGCGTCCGGACCAGCTCTTCGTCCAGACGGATGTTCGCCTGAACATAGTAACGCAGAAGGGTGGACAGGATTTCAGTCGCCTGGGTCTGGTCGCCGATCTGCCGGATCAATGCCAGAAGCTCCCGCAGCGGCTCGACGGGTTCTTTGCTGTAGATGTGGCGCATCGCCAGTTGCACCAGTCGGGTCAACACCTCGCCCTTGATCTCGGCGTTGGTCCGCGCGGAGATGTCGTGCAGGGCATAGCGAAACTGGGGGACGTAGGGGACCAGAGCCTCCGGCAACGGCTCGACGAGATCGTGGAAGCTGGCCGGCACCCGCCACTGGCGCTCGCCATGGTAGAGCACCAGTAGCGAGGTCGACCTCGGCCAGCAGCGCCGCGGGGAGGTTGTGGAGCAGGAAATCACGGGCGATATCCAGCCGTCCGAAGCTCTCGCGGAAGTAGCGGTCGTGGGGGGTGCCAAGCTCGTCCATGACTGGGCAGGCTAATGCGTCTGCGTTCGTGGGGCAAGTGCCTCAGGCCGATGCCCCCAGTAGGCTCGGTCCCGCGCTGCCGAGACCGGCCGGCGCTAAGCCGACAAGCTGGTCGCGGTCGCGCGCCGGGACGGCAGCCCCGCTTGGGTGCTGGTGCATGTGGAGGTGCAGGGCGAGCCGGAGGCGGCCTTCTACGGACCCCTGCAGGGCCTCGAAGTTGCTCTACGCAACGCCATGCATGGCCAGCTTACCGGGCTCAAAGGGCTACGCGGGAACGCGACG
The DNA window shown above is from Candidatus Thiodictyon syntrophicum and carries:
- a CDS encoding transposase, which produces MRYVPDRKLAVYAAAVRGPVELEPDLEKKLKYLDFIDIYADLDDNERARYQREYPQEAATMGTFSERFLQQGLEQGLAQGEHIGVRKGEARVLLTLLRLKFGTVSEAVGARIDQADADTLLRWSGRVLSAGSIEKIIGSDG
- a CDS encoding UPF0175 family protein, with product MLSTKEFVDARLYPDEPTLIQDALRHLVRARPELRIDLAVHKYGAGDISLAKVAELAGISWAQMKDVLLEKGVAPRLGPDDTDEARDEAEVLRAASRTLP
- a CDS encoding DUF3368 domain-containing protein — its product is MIFLTDDRAARKAARRHGIPISGSLGCLVACVERGLADADQANRWLNRMIEQGFRSPVRDLRELMES
- a CDS encoding DVUA0089 family protein, with product MRPSPRRYALIALLPVLCGPASAAYVFSGNLAADDSVRFFTFTLYNPGHVLVDTTGWSSNGFWPAVYLWNASGTALDAAIGGNGGAPGDVQLDIDLSFTVPDPTGVYYLALSEYPNNSGGVDLPGGLPTSAIFDHDGLGNFTGLAATGFCSEDRAGAFYAPGPLDCVQGSGAWGLSIAVAGGALIGTVSPYPLTVPEPATLALAMGWLAGLPLLVRRRRASRAPAFPFPA
- a CDS encoding DNRLRE domain-containing protein translates to MMKVGCHALRAALLAVLFPVAAGAVNAPVAADAYVLATAPNTNYGGAANGTSLKINPAARALLRFDLSALPAGFASFEVAKATLYVWVSTLLAPGGLEARALADAWSETGVTYSNAPAEGHPIASSELAVAPAGRYLRLDVTAQVRSWVETPEGNFGLALSSDQNSPEASLLIDAKENTQTSHPAYLDIALAGPAGPAGPQGDTGAAGATGLQGPKGDTGAAGATGLQGPKGDTGATGATGLQGPAGLGYDPLKIGMLRWYKVGMPSTVFVGRNPQAIAFDGANVWVANWSGDTITKLRASDGAVLGTYTTGLGPSAVAFDGANVWVANSGRGTVKLIKTGRRSLREFRGQFTQ
- a CDS encoding DUF4351 domain-containing protein, which encodes MQTFLDRYIEQGVERGKQQGGAAVLLRLVERKFGPPSESVRERIASADPEILLAWSERILTADDVEAVLH
- a CDS encoding DUF2283 domain-containing protein encodes the protein MKIVYYENDDILFIEFTTGEIVRDESVSWNVNIGYTAEGIGEMTILDARKLGIYPVQVEQVVADAA
- a CDS encoding DUF4258 domain-containing protein, producing the protein MSEVFTSARFGKRVWLTDHALAAMKKRGVTLAEVEVLIEQGAYLGNGKDDGWLFRRFDGRADNLVCAAVTNRQAIVVKTIMINWREREEA
- a CDS encoding Rpn family recombination-promoting nuclease/putative transposase, which produces MISCSTTSPRRCWPRSTSLLVLYHGERQWRVPASFHDLVEPLPEALVPYVPQFRYALHDISARTNAEIKGEVLTRLVQLAMRHIYSKEPVEPLRELLALIRQIGDQTQATEILSTLLRYYVQANIRLDEELVRTLLSETPVGDTTMQTFLDRYIEQGVERGKQQGGAAVLLRQVERKFGPPSESVRERIAGADPETLLAWSERILTADDVEAVLH